The genomic segment TTACGGTGCAGGTCTCTGTCGCTAAGGCTAAAAGGACCAGGAGGGATCCATTATTAACCTGTAGTCTGTAAACTCCTTCTGCCCGTCTGATCTTTGTGTTGATCAATAGCTTCCAGGTGCTAATCTTAGGTCAGGATCAGGACCTTAGCACAGGCCTGCAGGTACAGCGTCTCGCTACAGTACTCGTGCTTCTTGAACTCTACGGTTTGTTGATTTAACGCTGCAGGTTCTGAAGTGGAACCAAACAAATATGGCTGTTTGGTTCCACTTGAATTTGGAACCAAACAAATATGGCTGTTTGGTTCCACTTGAATTTGGAACCAAACAAATATGGCTGTTTGGTTCCACTTGAATTTGGAACCAAACAACCAAGTTCTGGCAAAACAAATTTGCCAGAATGAAATTCTGGCAAATTTTCCCTTTccaaaactttcaaaatgtttccattttcagtATTTGAGCACAGACATTTGAACTTGGTtggcatttgtttttttgtttttttctacgtTTTTGCGTCGTGACAAACAGAGACGGACCTTTTGAATTATCACAGTCATGAGTCACAGCTTGTGATCTTTTATATCTTTAATTGgtgagaataataaaaaaaagttagtgtCAGAACTATCTCTAGCATCTTAATTGGACCAACTTGTGACACCTTTGTCTCACAAGTTTTAAGAAGGTCCAAAAGTTCAAAAAGTTGAGTTGAATTATTTCCAGcgtgttctgtttttatgttgcaaacGAAAGCTAAAAGTCAATTTTAACCCCATTTTCTcagaaaagtttctgttttttactggATTAGTAAACTTACCTTTCAATACCCAATTATGCTTTATGCCATACCTCTAAAGTCTGCATTGGAACCCTGATACCCAAACTGGAGaaaagttacatatttgttttctacCGTAGTAGGAAAATGTTTATGCAGCTTAAGCTCACTCAGAACGGACAGAGAGCATCTGGGTAACATTCAGACTTGCCACAGATAATCTTATTtcggtctggactttgactaggccattgaTGCTCATGAACATCCTTTGAGCTACAGCATTCCACTGTCGCTCTGgcagctggaaggtgaacctccaacCTGATCTCAGGGCAGTGCAGCTTCTAACTGGTTCTCTTCCAGAATTGACCTCCTCTGTCCccacagcatgctgctgccactGATAAGAGATGGGGTTGACGTGCAGTGCACCATCAGTTCTGCTTCACTCATAGGAAAATGTTGGGAGTATTAATACTTTAGCAAGGCAGctttccttttgctttttagCCAAAGATTGTGTTCACTTGCTCAGAAATCGGTGATTAGCTCTCGGGGAAATCCAGAATATAAAGGTTTATTCCAAATTTAAAGTGTGGACGAGTAGGAACGGCTGCCAGACTCAAGTAGAGAGTTAGTCACATCTAGAGTcgttttgttttcactcttaGCCTTAGGATATAGTTGAAACATCTCCTCATCCCCACACATGTAATCTTGTTCATATTGTGTACATTGATCGATTTATTTAATCATGACAAAAGAAAccaagtgaatatttttgtatttattaaacatttgtaaccgaaaaaaaaatagagctgaatatttattttcactgatGCAGGACATAGAAAGCTACATATCTGTGCATCATTAAGTGCTTTGGTCAGAGTGTAGAGTTTTCTGTGCATATGATGAGTCTTCCTTTGCATATTCATTTATGCTGTATATTACTACTGTGCTAAAGTGAGGCGTCGCCGCGCCACGTCcgaaaataaaacccaaacctGGTCGCTTGTTCTGAGTGGAGGGTGGAGCCATATGCTGTGATGCATGCAACCCCGAAACCCATGAGCTCTATTTAAACATTGGAGAACTTTGTGTACTTCAATAAATGTTGAGATGATCGTCGACTGTCTCTGCGTTTTTGTAAGGACATGATTTGAAGTCGGTGTAATGAAAgcaatcaatattttttattcggCTTTGAAAAGCTCACATTGGATAGAATTTTAATTCAgctacaatacaaaaaaaaaagaaaaagaaaaaaggttttaagcAGAGGAAATGAAATCCGCATAATAGACCAGAACAACGCAAagttaaatttgaatattataaCGCAGCTCCACATAAGTGCAACAAATAAGTATCCAAACGGAGGCGTCGATGCGCGTCAACATGCTGAATTTTCTCGCTATTAAATTTGAATCTTGGGAAAATGGTGAACCGTAGCATTTCTTCCTTGTGCTTTTTAATTTGCGCTGATCAGCTGATTACGTTTCTTGAAAGTCTAATTAGAGGTTGAAAGGAACTTTGATCCGTCTCCTCACTTGGCGGGTGCAAACCCGACTCGGTCCTCATTCCTGTCAAACACGGTGTAGTACTTCCCAATGAATACGTCTCCCAGGATCCAGAGCGGCCCGGCCGGCGGCGGGATGTCCATGCCCATGAAcccagacagacagatggacacTCCCATCTGAGACTCCTGCAACACAGgggaaggagaaaaacagacaagatTATTgtacactgttgaccatgaggTTGGAATAATTAAACTGTATCTGACGTCACACACAGTTTGTATGagctttttcacagattgtgtTCACTTTTTGAGATGGGAAACCATTGAATAAATAGTAAACAATGctctttgaatttaattttttatgcaaGTTTCTTCTCTGGTAAAATAGTTTGAATGAATAACAGATTGTTCAGGCTTTGAGTGCAACGTGCAATAAACATGCCGAGTAAAGCTCCTCCTTGCAGAACGAATAGGATCACTTTTGACTTTATCATTCATTATTTCTAATAATCAGTCCAGTTTAAATTGAAGTGCAATTATTGTGattctctgtatttttaaatacattaatctaATTCCTTTCTAGACAGTATGCAATTACAGCTCACCAAATAAGGTAATCTACCCTTAATGGTTGGAAttgttgttatatttgtttattttgcaatagaCAAGCAGTGAATAAGGGTTTTTGTCGATCTGATGCCCctttgaaatgtgatttttgaaaagtactcaaaagtacattttgcattttggtaTCCGCTCCTTTATTGTAATAATCAGTCCAAGTTTGAGTGGTTCATTCATTGTTTCTCCTGAAGATGAATGTTTGAAAATactacttttgtgttttcacaaacaaattAAAGGCGTCTAAAGAATCTTATTCAATGTAAAACTCAATCAGGCAAAGAGAAAGTTGACCAAACTTGCCTCTAATTTAGTGCGATTTCAGCATAGTTAGCAGCTAATAGCCAAACGTAGCACTCACACCTTATGCAACGTTTTTTTCTACTGTGTAAACAAACCTGCCAGATAAACACCTTGAGGCTCCTCCAGCATTTTTTCCACTAAGTTGATTCAAACTAGAAGACAGAAACTTCTTCCTTTGTCTTACTTTAAAtagtctcaaattcagcgtgtGTCACTTTCAAATTCAAGATTTGCAAAAATGGCAATTCAGTTAGATAGCAGCTAGAAAGAGCTTTGAAAGTCAGACTGATGTACTCATTTGCAAGATCACTGCTAGGAAAAACGAGGTGAAGTCAATCATGTGGAATTCCTTCAGGAAcaagtgaataaaataaataccttCATGACATAATCCTCCCCAGTTAAGTTGAAGACCTTCCCTCCGATGTTGAATGAAACGACGGGGAGCGTTGGGATCTTCTTACAGTCAATCATGTACTGGAGAGGAAAAACGAGACCGCTGAAGTTGACGCAACGAGTGTCGCAAGACTTTTTAAGATGCGCGACTTTTACCTCTCCCATCAGCAGAGGCAGAGCGCCGATAGCTTTGTTCAGCGCTCTGACTTCTGCAGCTGGACCCACGATTAGAGACGTTCCTGTGTCGACAATTGCCTGGCAACTGTCTTTGCAGAGTGTCAGCTGGTTGCCCACGTCAACTCTGGAAGGTTGGGAGAACCACAGATTAAAAGCTATTCGTGTAaattactgttaaaaaaaacaacccaccaATAAATGTCACTTTCATACAGTCAAACAGATTAGAACACCAACGTGTTGAAACTTCCTCTAATTTATTCCAGTTCCTCAAAGCAGCAGAGCCTCACCTGTTCATGCCGATCTGCCAGTAGGCCTTTCTCGTCACGTTGACGTAGTGTAGGTCTCCGGTGTAGTACTGCGGGTCGGTCCCACCCAGCATCAGCTCTCCTCCCACTGCTGCTTTCGGGTCCCTGAAGAGTTCAAATCCGTTTCGACAGAGGCATTTTCTCAATGCAAACGGTTTTTCAACAGATTACCCAACAAACCAAAACCTCGCAGTGGTTTCTTCCTCATCGCAGTGACAGTAAATCCCCAAAAACATCGTTTGTAAAACGTATTTGTCTTAAACCCACCTGCTGATGTAGACGGAGAAAATGTTCTGTGGCAGCAGCTTGGCCGCCATGGCTGTGTCAAAGACCGGGGTGACTTTAGCCACCGATATGGAGGGATACGCCATGCCCAAGACGCCATCGAACCGCGCAACGGCAAAGGTGATGCCAGGCTGCTTCACCGCTTCTCCAAACTGCTGACCGGGCACGGATAAACCCGCAACCTGCAAGCGACGGGATTAAGTTCAAAATGGCACAGACTGATCATTGAATGTAGCGTTAAAGGTCAAgtgatttgttttctaaactcACCGAGACGGTGTCCTCACTGATGAAGCCAGACAAGCTGCCTCTGCCGTACCGGATGGCAAACTCTGTTCCGTTCTTCACGTACGTGCTCGACTTTTGGGAGTTGTAGCGACGATGAACCCCTGGGcggaaaagtaaagaaaaaaaaaaagaaaaaaagatggctTATTATAATGCAACTTACAAAAAGTCATGGCTACCACTAAAACCAGAAACTGGTTGTGTTGCAAAAGGCTTCAGTTTCAAATGGAGTAAGAAATCCTCAGTCCGCTTTGAATTTAAACTCTCTCAATAAAGTGAGAGAATTAAAAGGTCGCAGTTGGAAGGCGAACTCACAGCAGGCCAGGTCGAAGAAAGCGCAGTGGATAGACGGGACCCAGAGGTTGGAGGAGCCGGTGTCAAACAGGACAGAGAAGTTCTGCGCAGGTGTGCCGATGCTGATGACGCCATAGTACTGggcctaaaaaaaataaacaagtaaataaaataaaaaggctttttcacattttgtcacattacagatCGCAAAATTCATTTTGTTCCAACTTGAATCCCAGGATTTGTTTCAAAgtcttgtaaaaatgtaaaatctgcgtgaatttttatttggttccccctttactctgatatccCCAAAACAGGGTCATTTCATTATCCGAGCTTTTAACTTCCGTTTTTGTTTCAGATCTTTTGTGTTTTGCCCCATTGTGTGATTTGGCTGAATCAGATGTTATTGGTCTTAATGTCGAGTGTGTTGCATCATCtattttaattcttattttgaaTATTCGAATCAAACACGCGCATGCAAACTAGCTAGCATGGCTAAATCAGGCAGAGTCATGCTTATGAACAATGCActgtgcattttaaataaataaatccaaaacaatCTTTAGAAATCACAAAGGTAAACAAACAGTAATTTCTTTGAAGGCCTAAGAGGAGATATTTCTCCTTTCCTGATCTAAATGAATGCTTCACTGCCAGGCCACTGCAAAACCTGatcatacagtacagaccaaaagtttggacacaccttctcattgagttcaatgagaaggtgtgtccaaacttttggtctgtactgtatgttgaGAATTTGAAGCAGCTGTATTGGCTCCAGAGGCAGCTTTTGCTACAGGCAGTTACCCAGGGCGCCATTAGAAATGGGGAGGGGATCCGGGTGAGTTTGCTGTCAGTGCAAGACATTCTGTGACATCCTGACTTCCTTTCACCTGTTGTGCCAGCGGCATAATTAAGCAAGAACCGCCACTGGCTGGGAAACGGCTAAACCATGCAGAAGCTGGCTCTTGAGAAATCACGTTGGGACACCCCTGTCCACTAGGAGTTTTACAGTCAAATATTTG from the Gambusia affinis linkage group LG19, SWU_Gaff_1.0, whole genome shotgun sequence genome contains:
- the napsa gene encoding napsin-A — translated: MRRVGMLCVVLALLVTQCAAVVRVPLYKTRSLRRLMSDNGRTVEELRALAKSVGSPDSSPSPKLPVERLTNFMDAQYYGVISIGTPAQNFSVLFDTGSSNLWVPSIHCAFFDLACWVHRRYNSQKSSTYVKNGTEFAIRYGRGSLSGFISEDTVSVAGLSVPGQQFGEAVKQPGITFAVARFDGVLGMAYPSISVAKVTPVFDTAMAAKLLPQNIFSVYISRDPKAAVGGELMLGGTDPQYYTGDLHYVNVTRKAYWQIGMNRVDVGNQLTLCKDSCQAIVDTGTSLIVGPAAEVRALNKAIGALPLLMGEYMIDCKKIPTLPVVSFNIGGKVFNLTGEDYVMKESQMGVSICLSGFMGMDIPPPAGPLWILGDVFIGKYYTVFDRNEDRVGFAPAK